In a genomic window of Magnolia sinica isolate HGM2019 chromosome 14, MsV1, whole genome shotgun sequence:
- the LOC131225009 gene encoding receptor-like protein EIX2, producing the protein MSIAELHHLQVITLGTNYNLTADLSILLEGSWMAIEIMDLSENRFHGEIPMAIGNRTSLVELDMAGNSIRGRIPKTIGNLCGLSKLNLYGNMIEQIPERLNGTLPTTFGQLSKLTYLDVSMNSLTGIVSESHFEKLFELKTLMLSSNSLIFNKQNLTWFLDLSNATISDTIPNWFWDIASHIEHLNFSNNYIHGQLPRRLLISGLVDLSSNHIQGPFPLPVNEVQQLDLSNNHLIGPIPENITHVLQFASLLLVSGNQINGTIPSAIGEMKNLRVLDLSRNNLHGSIPPTLGGCTQMEALDLSGNHLSGPIPESIGLLTQLRTLHLNENNLSQELPSSMKNCSSLETLDLGENTFSGCIPTWIGKSFPSLRILRLRSNTFSGEIPLQISNLTSLQVLDLANNHLTGLIPSSIGNLTAMQTPQKQSRLLAYGVYYNERIYIISYVERLLVSMQDKMFEYSKTLSLVTSMDLSSNRLIGEIPDSLMNLSGMLILNLSNNRLGGHIPDRIGNLQQLMTFDISRNRLSGLIPSSMVSITFLNDVNFSSNNFSGRIPSGNQFSTFEAYVYNGNPDLCGPPILRECNERLPPGRSEPTDGGDGSEIPWYYVSVGLRFWSGILGSSCCSVS; encoded by the exons ATGTCGATCGCCGAGCTTCATCACTTGCAAGTAATCACTCTCGGGACGAATTACAACTTGACCGCCGATTTGTCCATTCTGCTGGAAGGGAGTTGGATGGCGATCGAGATCATGGACCTTTCAGAAAACCGATTCCATGGAGAAATCCCGATGGCCATTGGCAATCGTACTTCCCTCGTTGAACTTGATATGGCAGGCAATAGCATCAGAGGCAGAATCCCAAAAACCATAGGAAATCTCTGTGGTTTAAGCAAATTGAATTTGTATGGGAACATGATCGAACAGATACCTGAAAG ATTGAACGGGACCCTCCCGACGACCTTCGGTCAGCTCTCTAAGTTGACGTACTTAGACGTTTCAATGAATTCCTTAACCGGTATTGTATCTGAATCCCACTTCGAGAAGCTCTTCGAATTGAAGACATTGATGTTATCTTCCAATTCATTGATTTTCAAT AAACAGAATCTAACTTGGTTTCTAGACCTCTCAAATGCAACCATCTCAGATACAATCCCAAACTGGTTTTGGGACATTGCTAGCCACATCGAACACTTGAATTTCTCCAACAACTACATCCATGGCCAGCTTCCGCGCCGGTTATTGATTTCAGGACTGGTCGATTTGAGCTCGAACCACATTCAAGGCCCCTTTCCCCTTCCAGTAAATGAAGTTCAACAACTCGATCTCTCCAACAACCACCTCATCGGGCCGATCCCTGAGAACATCACCCATGTACTGCAGTTCGCTTCTCTGCTCTTGGTTTCAGGTAATCAGATAAACGGCACGATTCCATCGGCCATAGGAGAAATGAAGAATTTGAGAGTTCTTGATCTTTCCAGGAACAATCTACATGGCAGCATTCCACCGACCTTGGGTGGTTGCACGCAAATGGAAGCGCTCGATCTGAGCGGAAATCATCTATCCGGACCCATCCCAGAATCCATAGGCCTTCTCACCCAGCTCAGAACACTGCATCTGAATGAAAATAATCTCTCACAAGAACTCCCTTCATCGATGAAGAACTGCTCCAGCTTAGAAACTCTCGACCTTGGAGAGAACACATTCTCCGGCTGCATCCCTACCTGGATCGGCAAAAGCTTCCCATCTCTCCGAATTCTCCGTCTACGGTCTAATACATTCTCCGGCGAAATCCCACTTCAAATATCAAATCTTACTTCATTACAAGTCCTTGATCTTGCAAACAATCATCTAACGGGTCTCATTCCATCAAGCATCGGAAATCTCACCGCCATGCAAACCCCACAGAAGCAGAGCCGTTTACTAGCTTATGGGGTTTACTACAATGAGAGAATTTACATTATTAGCTATGTTGAGAGATTGCTTGTGTCGATGCAAGATAAGATGTTCGAGTATAGCAAGACTCTTTCGCTCGTAACAAGCATGGATCTTTCGAGCAATCGCTTGATTGGAGAAATACCGGATTCTTTGATGAATCTATCAGGGATGCTGATCTTGAACTTGTCGAATAACCGTTTGGGTGGGCACATTCCCGATCGGATTGGAAATTTACAGCAATTGATGACTTTCGATATCTCCAGGAATCGGCTTTCAGGTCTAATTCCTTCGAGCATGGTGTCAATAACTTTCTTGAATGATGTGAATTTTTCTAGCAACAACTTCTCTGGGAGGATTCCGTCGGGTAATCAATTCTCGACATTCGAAGCGTATGTGTATAATGGAAATCCAgatctttgtggcccacctatcttAAGAGAATGTAATGAACGGCTGCCACCAGGAAGATCTGAGCCGACCGATGGTGGGGATGGATCAGAAATTCCATGGTATTATGTTAGTGTTGGATTGAGATTTTGGAGTGGGATTCTTGGGAGTTCATGTTGTTCTGTTTCTTAA